GCGGTTTTAAGAATTTCATTATCCCTAACGATATCCGCTATTTTCAAGTTTAATAACCCACTCTGTTGAGTTCCCATGATGTCGCCTGGTCCTCTGAGTTTAAGATCCACCTCTGCAATTTCAAAACCATCGTTAGTACTCACCATGGTTTCCAGTCTGGTTTTCGCTTCGGACGATAGCTTAAGGCTTGTCATGAGGATGCAGAAACTTTGGTCGGCTCCGCGACCTACACGTCCCCTTAATTGGTGCAGTTGTGATAGCCCAAAACGTTCCGCACTTTCAATAATCATTACCGAGGCATTGGGCACATTTACGCCAACTTCTATAACTGTTGTGGCTACCATAATCTGGGTTTCACCATTTACAAAACGCGCCATTTCATAATCCTTGTCGGAAGGTTTCATTTTACCGTGAACGATGGAAATTTGATACTCGGGCATTGGAAAATCACGGACTATACTTTCGTATCCGTCCATTAGATCCTTATAGTCCAGTGCCTCGGACTCTTGAATTAATGGATAAACAACATAAATCTGTCTCCCTTTTTTAATTTCATCCCGTATAAATCTAAACACCTTTAGTCGGTTGGAGTCGTACCGATGAACGGTTTTAACGGGTTTCCGACCTGGTGGCAGTTCATCGATGACGGAAATGTCCAAATCTCCATAGAGGCTCATAGCCAAGGTCCTTGGAATTGGAGTTGCGGTCATGACCAAAATATGTGGTGGATAGGCCCCTCCAACCTCCCCCAAGGGGAGGCTATCTAATCTCGCTATTATTTTATTGAGGACGGAATCAACATCACCTATAATTTCTTGATTTTTAAATCGTATAACAGTATACCCAAATTCATTCAAAATCTGTGTTCTTAGTCTGTCCACCTCCAATTGAGACGGGTTGTTGTGATGTTCTCCATCAACTTCAATTATCAACTTTTTTGAGAGGCATACAAAGTCAACGATAAATTCGTCAATGATATGCTGTCTTCTAAACTTCGGCCCTAGTTGTTTGTTTTTTAGCTGCTCCCACAAAATTTTTTTAGCTTCAGTGGCTTGTTTTTTTCGTTCTTCTTGGTGTTTTTTTAAAAGATTGTATGTAGTAGGTCTGGCAGTTCGATACTTGTGATGTATTTCATTCACCCTCCCTTTGGGAGGGGTTAGGGGTGGGCTTCCTTTGTGCCAAAGCTTAGAACGTTGTGCTACACCAAAACGATGCTGTTCATCAATAATGGCCAAGCCTAAATTTTTGAACTGTACTTTGTCCTCTAGTAAAGCATGGGTGCCAATTAGGATATTTAGCTGTCCATTTTCCAATTGCTCATGTATAGGCTTTCTTGCCGATTTTTTAACAGACCCGGTCAGTAGTTCACAAGTTATATTGATACCCTTAAGAAGTTCAGTAATACCATTATAATGCTGGTTGGCTAAAATTTCTGTGGGTGCCATTAAGCAGGCTTGAAAACCATTATCTATGGCCAAAAGCATCACCATAACGGCCACGATGGTCTTACCCGAGCCCACATCACCTTGCAATAATCTGTTCATTTGGGCATTGCTTCCCAAATCTGCCCTGATTTCTTTAATTACCCTTTTTTGGGCGTCTGTCAGCTCAAAAGGAAGATGGTTTTGGTAAAAATTATTGAAAAGCTCCCCGACTTGGTCAAAATTGAAGCCTTTTATTTTTTGTTTGTGCAGCATATTCTTTGCAATGAGCTGCATCTGGACGTAAAATAATTCTTCAAATTTCAATCGGAATTGGGCTTTCGCCAATAATTCCTGATTTTTCGGAAAATGAATATTGAAGAGTGCTTCGCTTTTGTTCAGAAGTTTAAGTTCAAACAACAATTTGTCGGATAGCGTTTCTGCGAACTTTCCCCGTGTCTCCATAAACAACTGTTGCATCAATTTGCTAATGACCCTATTGGTGACGCCTTTGTTACTTAATTTTTCGGTAGAAGGATAAACGGGTTGCATGTGGACTTTAAGTCCCTCTTTATGTTCTTTTAGTAGTTCCATTTCCGGATGAGGCATAGAAAACACACCATTGAACCAATTACATTTTCCAAATATCACATAGGGGATGTTGAGCTTTAAATTTTCCCTGATCCACTTTTGTCCGCGAAACCAAACCAGTTCCATTTCTCCGGTCTCATCTTGAAATTTAGCAACGAGGCGCGTACCCTTTTTTTGCTCTACTGTTTTGATATTGATTATTTTACCAATTACTTGAACATCAGCATTACTTTTTTGCAGTTGGTTTATTTTGTAGTACTGGGTCTTATCAATATATCGGTTAGGGAACAGATTCAATAGGTCTTGATACACATAAATACCCAATTCCGATTGCAAACTCTCCGCCCTATTGGGGCCTACACCTTTTAAGTATGCAACGGGAGTTTGTAGAAAATTGGCATTCATTCAACGAATTTAGGTATAAGCCCCTTAATCGACAAAAGAGATAGGTAGCGTTATTTTACTGTTTTAGCTAAAAAAAAATCACGCCGAACACTAGGTTTATCTATACGATTCTAAAGCCCTAAATTTGGCTCATGTTTTGCTTATTATTGATTATGAGAAGGTTTTTCATTTTATTATTTCTTTTTTCATTTTTAACTACTAATGCTCAAAATCAGGATAAAGTAGATTTTATTCATGGGGATGTTCTCATCGAACCAATTCCAAAGAATAAGTCAATAAATGGCTCTGTGGTCTATGGGTTTGAGGTATTGGCCAATGTAGATTCTATTTTTTTGGACGCAAAAAATCTTGAGGTCTCCAAAGTTCTTCTAGACGGAAAGCCAATTGAATATTTAAATGACGGTCATATACTATCCATTCGAAATAGATTTAAAAAGAATAAAAATCATGAACTACGTATACACTATTCCTGCAAGCCAGAACAGACCGTCTACTTTATAGGTTGGAACGATTCTATAACGGGTAACGAACAAGTTTGGACGCAAGGCCAAGGAAAATATACGAGTCGTTGGTTGCCCAGTTTTGATGATATGGCAGAAAAGGTGGAGTTTGACTTCAGAATTATCGCTAACAAAAAACTTCAAGTAATTGCCAACGGCGAACTTATTGGCAAGGAAGTAGGTCAGGAAAAGGTAACGTGGAATTATGATATGAAAAATCCCATGAGCAGTTATTTACTTGCTTTTGCCATGGGCGATTACAATAAGCAAGAATTGGTTTCTTCTTCTGGAATTCCCTTGATAAACTATTTTTATCCTCAGGATAGTTTAAGGGTCGAGCCTACTTACAGATATACAAAGGAAATCTTTGATTTTTTGGAAAAGGAAATCGGTGTAGTATATCCTTGGCAGAATTACAAACAAATTCCAGTTCGTGATTTCCTCTATGCCGGAATGGAAAATACGGGAACCACAATTTTCTCCGATCAGTATATGATTGATTCCATCGCTTTTGTAGATAAGAATTATGTTAACGTAAATGCGCATGAATTGGCACACCAATGGTTTGGAAATCTGGTGACCGAAAAAAATGGGGAACACCATTGGTTGCACGAGGGTTTTGCTACCTACTATGCCTATTTAACGGAACAGCAGTTATTTGGTGATGACCATTATTATTGGAACTTATTTAAAACGGCCAATGAACTTCAGCAACTTTCGGAGAGGGGAGAAGGTCAATCTCTATTGGACCCAAAGGCAAGTAGTCTAACTTTTTACGAAAAGGGGGCATGGGCTCTGGTATTACTTAGGGATTTGGTGGGGGACAAAGCTTTTAAGAACGGAATCCAAAAATACTTGAAAAGGTATCAGTTTAATACTGTTACCATTTCCAACTTCTTTGATGAGATGGCATCGGCAAGTGGAAAGGATTTATCGGTTTTCAGGAGAGACTGGTTGGAATCAACCTCATTCCCATTCAAAGAAGCGATGGAAAAATTAGGCCAGAAATCGCCTTCCGTTAAACTGTTCTTACAAATGGAAGCGGAAATAAAAACTGCTCAAAGTGATACTATTGATTATTTGAAATATTGGAACAGAGGCAATTCCATACAGCTACAAATCCGAATGCTCGAAAAGTATAGGGCCGCATTACCTTCAGAACTTTTAGACAAGGCATTTCAATCGGATACGGTACCCGTCAGGCAAGCATTACTGAATCAGAAGGGGGTAAACAATTTAATGACGACAGGGCAATTATTATCCTTGCTTTCAGACAGGAGCTATATTACCAAGGAAATGGCCCTGTTTAATCTATGGCAGTATTATCCCGTAGATAGAGACAAATATTTAGAAATCACCAAAGATGTTATCGGACTGCCCAATAAAAATGTGCGCCTACTATGGTTGACTTTAGCTATACTAACGGCGAATTATAACCAATCAAATACGCAAGATTATTTTAGGGAGTTGAACTCGTATACGGGC
This sequence is a window from Maribacter aestuarii. Protein-coding genes within it:
- a CDS encoding DUF559 domain-containing protein — encoded protein: MNANFLQTPVAYLKGVGPNRAESLQSELGIYVYQDLLNLFPNRYIDKTQYYKINQLQKSNADVQVIGKIINIKTVEQKKGTRLVAKFQDETGEMELVWFRGQKWIRENLKLNIPYVIFGKCNWFNGVFSMPHPEMELLKEHKEGLKVHMQPVYPSTEKLSNKGVTNRVISKLMQQLFMETRGKFAETLSDKLLFELKLLNKSEALFNIHFPKNQELLAKAQFRLKFEELFYVQMQLIAKNMLHKQKIKGFNFDQVGELFNNFYQNHLPFELTDAQKRVIKEIRADLGSNAQMNRLLQGDVGSGKTIVAVMVMLLAIDNGFQACLMAPTEILANQHYNGITELLKGINITCELLTGSVKKSARKPIHEQLENGQLNILIGTHALLEDKVQFKNLGLAIIDEQHRFGVAQRSKLWHKGSPPLTPPKGRVNEIHHKYRTARPTTYNLLKKHQEERKKQATEAKKILWEQLKNKQLGPKFRRQHIIDEFIVDFVCLSKKLIIEVDGEHHNNPSQLEVDRLRTQILNEFGYTVIRFKNQEIIGDVDSVLNKIIARLDSLPLGEVGGAYPPHILVMTATPIPRTLAMSLYGDLDISVIDELPPGRKPVKTVHRYDSNRLKVFRFIRDEIKKGRQIYVVYPLIQESEALDYKDLMDGYESIVRDFPMPEYQISIVHGKMKPSDKDYEMARFVNGETQIMVATTVIEVGVNVPNASVMIIESAERFGLSQLHQLRGRVGRGADQSFCILMTSLKLSSEAKTRLETMVSTNDGFEIAEVDLKLRGPGDIMGTQQSGLLNLKIADIVRDNEILKTARYYALQLLKDDPALEKHENLVIRHTYAQLIKYKNIWNYIS
- a CDS encoding M1 family metallopeptidase; this translates as MRRFFILLFLFSFLTTNAQNQDKVDFIHGDVLIEPIPKNKSINGSVVYGFEVLANVDSIFLDAKNLEVSKVLLDGKPIEYLNDGHILSIRNRFKKNKNHELRIHYSCKPEQTVYFIGWNDSITGNEQVWTQGQGKYTSRWLPSFDDMAEKVEFDFRIIANKKLQVIANGELIGKEVGQEKVTWNYDMKNPMSSYLLAFAMGDYNKQELVSSSGIPLINYFYPQDSLRVEPTYRYTKEIFDFLEKEIGVVYPWQNYKQIPVRDFLYAGMENTGTTIFSDQYMIDSIAFVDKNYVNVNAHELAHQWFGNLVTEKNGEHHWLHEGFATYYAYLTEQQLFGDDHYYWNLFKTANELQQLSERGEGQSLLDPKASSLTFYEKGAWALVLLRDLVGDKAFKNGIQKYLKRYQFNTVTISNFFDEMASASGKDLSVFRRDWLESTSFPFKEAMEKLGQKSPSVKLFLQMEAEIKTAQSDTIDYLKYWNRGNSIQLQIRMLEKYRAALPSELLDKAFQSDTVPVRQALLNQKGVNNLMTTGQLLSLLSDRSYITKEMALFNLWQYYPVDRDKYLEITKDVIGLPNKNVRLLWLTLAILTANYNQSNTQDYFRELNSYTGPEYSFEIRQNAFFYLKEAFKLNYQSLVNLICATNHHAWQFKKFARNLVDDLLKDPDYFLRMQQLAEELKDDDLRYIHTKFKN